In Lactuca sativa cultivar Salinas chromosome 5, Lsat_Salinas_v11, whole genome shotgun sequence, the DNA window CATTAATTGTGGTGAGGCAAATTtcctttttttctcttttatatttcataaaacataagACACATAGTCACTGGATTATGCTATGAACTTTGTTGTGTAAAAGCATCCTTGAATTAAAGGAATTAAGGACTATCTTATCACCTCCCCAAAAAAAAGATAGTAATGTATCATCATGTTAAATGTGTATTTAACTCTTTCATTCATGGATGATATATTTGGATCAATACAGGAAATTGTGATAATTGCACAAGCTTAAAGGAGGAGAATGATATGTCTAGAGAAGCATTTCTTCTGATGGGTTGCATCCAGTCTTGTGGTGGTTATTGGGGGCTTAACTTGCCAATAGATGTTCTTCGGGGTTCTCGtgtaagattttattatttataatgtttgtttgataaaacttGTTCAAGGGTTAGGGGAAAGATGCTCAGTTGGTTTATAATCTTATATATTCCTACTAAATCTTCTTGTGGATTGCAGGCTAAAAAGATTACTGAAAAGCAGTTTGACAATCTCCCATACCATGGACTTGGGAAAGATTTTTCAGCAAATTGGTGGAAGACACTAGGTTTTCAACTAATTTCTTTTGGtatgtaaaatattttttttactttgtcTGATAAAATGCGTTAGCTAGATGCAGTTTGTTTCAGTTATAAAATCTTTCTTTGTTtactatagcatcctactttcatttcttcctattaccaAATTATAGCAAAAGCAATGCCCGCTGCTATATTTGGGTAGATTTTTCATTtctgaattaaagtaacataatAAGATAAAAATTGGAAGTACAATGTTATAGTTGGGTAGAGTTTTCAAAGTGTAATATGtgttaattagaaaaaaaaaatactgaaagtaggatgctataataaaagaaaatgaaagtaggatgctataatgcaAAAGtaagtgaaagtacattgctctttcttgcatttggtgtttacTATGAGAAGAAGAAGTCCCTAATCTAGTTATGCAATTTGATGCACAGGTTACTTGGTTGAGACTGTTAAAGATACTTATAGAACTGTAAGGTATGTTGCTAACCGATTTTCTTTtttaacataacaagtatataaataaatacataagTTGTTTGTTTTTTACAAGTTAAGTTACACCCATGTATTTTGTATATTAAAGTGatagaatatatatattttttccatGTACAGTGTGAGTGTGGAAGGTGCAAAGTTCCTTAGATCCTGTAGGCCTGATCACCAACCTCCATTACTTTTACCAATTACTAGTGAATTGGGTGGTGGCAATGAGGACAAGATAAGTACAGATACACCTGGCTCAGGGATTGATGGAATGTCACAGGTAGGTATTTTAATAAGAGGAGGATATAGTTTTACTTTCTGTgtgtgttttgattttttttgaattaaTTCCAATATAGGCGGAGAGAGAAGTTTATAAAATACTTTTAGAAGAGAGAATGAAGCTTGCAAGATCTGCTGGAACTGCTCCGTAAGTAGCAAGCATTTTAAATGATTTGGAATTGGACATATGTGAGATTTAAGATCAGTTAGCAATTTGCAGATATGCTATATGTGGGGATTTAACCCTGAAAAAGATAGTAGCAACAAGACCATCTACTAAAGCAAGGTTGGCAAACATTGATGGTGTCAACCAGGTATATTATATACATAATAGTAATACATTGGAAGTAGAGTATTCGGgttgataagaaaaaaaaaaagaaaaacttaATGTGTTGGTGTTAATGAAATGCAGCACCTTGTAACAAGGTATGGGGATCAAATTATTCGGGTGATCCATGAATTATCGAAAAAACTGGATCTTTGTTTGGATGGAGTTGCATCCATGGAAGCCACTCAAGTTTGTAACAACTCCAAATCTCATACCACCACAATAAAAAACCCAAAAGATTTGCCACCTGCAAAATACAGTGCTTGGAAGATGTGGCAAGAGGATGGTCTCACAGCTGAAAAAATTGCTGTaagtattttaaaacatttatgctaccttttttatttaaaaaaaaaaaaaaattaaaatagtgTTGTTGTTGCAGAACTTTCCTGGTAGATCGGCCCCAATAAAAGTAGGAACAGTCCTTGGATATGTTCTAGATGCAGCACGAGAAGGATGTGCGGTTGACTGGGGGAGATTTTTTAATGAAATTGGACTGACACAGCAGATTGCTGCTAATGTCAAAGCTGCAGTTTTCAAAGTTGGCTCCAAAGAAAAACTCAAACCTATCAAAGACGAGCTACCAGAAGAGGTATGTTTTCACTTTATTtgcataaataaaataaaaatgtataTGGATATTTTTATGATGGAGAAGATGTGTGGATGAACAGGTAGAGTATTTTCATATCAAGGCATGGTTGACAATGGATGAACTTGGGATGTCAACTGATGCTATTCCATCTCCCACTCCCAAACAACAATTTaatggaatacaagaaaaagaagAATCATCCCCATCAAGTAAAAGACACATTAATCCTATGCAAGCTGTAGTTGTTGATAttattgatgatgatgatgattctcCCATGAAACGCCAGAAGCTTGAAGAAGATAATAATACTTCTCATCAGCCTCAGCCTCAGCTTACTGAAGCTTCCCTTTTGGAGTGGCTTCAAAACTTTCAGAATGGGGtcagtaattttttttttcttttttatcttTCTAAAACAAAAGCTTACATATATCAATGCAGGTCACGTTGGTGGACATATTGAAGCATTTCAATGGGTCTACAGGGGCGGCTGTTCTTGATCTGCTGAGTTGCATGGAGAGTGAGTTTTTAATCTTTCAGAAGAACAATGTCTATAAAATTATGTGATTTCTTGGAAATTAATTATAACTATAACCAGAAGAAAAAGAAACCAATGTTATGCTCGTGGTTACTGGTGGCTCTCTTCTACTTCCCTCCCAAGTGTTACCATCATCTCTTGGCTGCCTTAACAAACACAAATCATCTTTTATTTATAAACAGCTCTTCATCAAAAACTTTTTTTCCCAAACATTTTCACACAAAAGCTATATTTTCCAATTATCAATCACTTTTGCCAACTTTCACAATATTCAGCTATATGCCTTAGTTTTAGCACGAGAGGAGTTGATGGGATGAAAGAAAAAAAGCAAATATAGTTTAGTGTTAATATATAGCCATCTATTTGGTTGAGGTTGAGCccatcattttttttttgaaaaactacaAGTTAATGCGATTTTGAATTTGGAAAACACATGTAGATCTGATATATTGGAAAAGAAAGTTTGGGAAAAGAGTATCAATAAGGTAGAAACGACAAACATTGATTCGTTACtaaaaaataaatcaattttggttattatttatttttttctaacaAATTTTAAACAAGTCAAAATAAACTATCTACCAAGAATCCAACAAGTTGTCGGACAGATGATTATTATCAGACAATTCCGGTGTGGCCATACTTTACAAAGATTGTCTAGTGATTATTAATTTATGGTTTAATTGtttgaaaagaaaaaataaaagtgttacttaaataaatagttttataatttttttttttcatttaaaaactattTATTATAGGCGAAAACCACTTTACAATCTTATCATTATTTTAGTCCAAAAATAAACGTATACTTCTTTTTTTCTCATCAGTATTGCATCATCTCCCTGTCCTCTACGTATCATCTGCATCACTATCACCATCCTTAAAAAAAAACTACAGTGCAGGAATTGAAATCGAATAGCATCAACAtcaaataatacaattattattattattattattattattaaatatgcAGTGATAAATATGTAGCAACCAATTACACTGCTCAATAATAATGCTATATTCATAGACAATTATAGAAGGCTTTCACCACAAATTTGATGTATAGTGTAGTATTCATTAGCTTTGGTTAGGTTGGGGACCACCTAGGTTTATCCTTTCTTTCTAAAACATAACATGCAGGAAATTAAAACTTTTTCCTGCAAAAAATAATTTTAGCCCAAATTCATCATAGCATTACATCATAGAATATATATAATATAGTTATTGGAGTCAAAAGATTTTTTTTGCAATATTATTGATATGCACAATACAAAtgataatatatttaaaaatatcatAGTTAATTTGAGTTTACTTATATatgaataatttatttcgttAAGAATTTGTGATAATATACTACATAAAATTATTGTGATATAAAAGATATAATAAATATTTGTTAAAAACTAATTAATaaatgagtatatatatatatatatatatatatatatatatatatatatatatatatatatatatatatatatatatatatatatatatatatatatatatatatatataaaagttaagttcaaatgtttttagtatctattgtgtgtatgtatgattgattttgtaccaattattttagttattttaagaaagtaattaatatatattaaatactgaagatttaattaatactcattatatcttcaacatgtaatgtacattaattacttttttaaaataactaaaatgattggtccagaatcaatcgtgcatgcacacaatagatagttagaacaaaATAATCTAACCCATATATActgtaaaaaaaaactaatttaataaaACGTTACTTCATTTTGTTGTAAAAAATACTCTCTCCGTTTCAATATTATTGtctacagacaaaaaacacacaaattaaaaaaaaatcattaattatcactaactttatataataaaatgacagttttggcATTACTTTGCAGTTAATgaaatgcttagttggttaagtaataataagAGAGTAttgtggtaaaaatgttatttatttttacaagtggactattattttgagacaaaccaaaaaggaaagatggactataattttgggacggaagaAATATAACAGAATAAAGATTTAACACTTTATATCATTGTACTTCATTTTGTATAAAGAAATTCAATGGAGACGGTCTTAGCTAACAAAAACCTTATATACCCCATAAAGCTAAAATACTTAGGACGTGTTCAATAAAGTTAACTGGTAGTTAGTAACGTTTTATTAAACACTGCATGATATTGAACACAATTAACTGGTAGTTAGTAACGTTTTATTAAACACTGCATGATATTGAACACAATTAACTAGTAGTTAGTAACGTTTTATTAAACACTGCATGATATTAGCTTATAAATTGGCTGGTAGTTAGTAACGTTTTATTAAACaagattttttatttaaaactgAACGTTTGTCGCATACTAGAAACCGCTCCACAAAACAttcattttttaaaacaaaacGTAAAATGTTCCATATAAGCAAATTCCAACCCCCGTCTTACTTGTTTACTTTGGACATCAAGTTTTCACATTTACCCAGTATTTACACTCGTTCCCACATGTCAATTTCCCTATTACAAAATGAAAATCAAAATATTTGGCTACAAATCACAACATTTTACCAGTATTTAATATACTCCGTATTAAAATATAAAGCGTTTAAAAACGACTAATTAAACGAGTAGATGACAAAAATATTAGTATAGTATTAAATCATCATTGAAGAGCTCTTATAAACACCTAAAAGAGGCTCCACCCAAACTAAAACCGTAGGCAGATGAGGAATTCGCCAACGATCTTGCAATGGAACCTCAGAAATAACGATTATTGCGATGAATCAATTCATTCACCTAAAAGGATTATGCATTTCAATGCTCTTATAAACACTAGGAACAAGATATTCAAAGATAATTATAACCCACAAATGGGCAAAATCATCGAAACATTTTGTATTTTGTCCAGGTATTTTACGTCAAAAAATTAGTGGGTATGATAATCCCCATTAAATGACCAatagtcaaacaaagtcaaacaGTTATGTTATTGCTTGTGCAAATCCTGAGTTTCCAATTCCACCCCTTCAATTTTATGTATGGCCGAAGGATGTGCATCTAAAGGCGACCTGCATTTCTTCTGTAACTCCATAAAtctttcaaaatcaaaattatgCTTCTTCATCAGCTTTCTTCTACGTGACAAGAACAGCCTCTTCATCAGGTCTTGATACGTGGGGTCTCTTGATGTGATTAGAAAATAAGCATAACCCACGATTAGTCCCGCTGTTGTACCAAAAAATGCAACAGGCTCCATAACATCCCATGATAATTCCCAAAAAGTTAGCCGGAAAAAGATCCCGACTTGAGCTAGTGCAAACCCTAGTCCGGTCCACAGAATCCGGCGGACCTGCCGGTGGGCTAGCCGATCGATTTCTTCTTGTTTTGCTTGTAACTGCTTTAGCTCCTCCCTCCTCGGATCATCATCGGCTGTTAGGGCTAGCGGCACCGCCCTTCTCACAAGATCCACCACCTAATTATCACCGGAAAAAAAACCTAACATCATTTGGGACCCATCATTTCAGATAATGTGTTCCTATCAACATCTATTGTCAAACGTTGGCACTAAAAATTGAAGCAATACAGATCCAATTCAATTTAATTTTCACTCATATACAGAGAAGAATGGTAGATTGTACCTTTTCAGGTTGAAGGTAAACTTTATCCCTAAAGATAAGAACAACACCAGCCTCATCCAGAACCTTAGCAAACGCCTTAGCTTCATCAACGGATTTCGCAACGCCTATATTCTCACAAGCCTGTAAAAGCTCTGGATAAGAAATCATCTCTTTCCCTTCCGTAGAAAACTTCATCTTCATTGCCTCCACATTCACCAATCTCATCAGCTTCTTCGCCTCCGCAAATGATATACTATCACCATCATCAACCCCTCTCCCTACGCCTACGCCTGCTCTGCCGTCTCCGCCGGCCGAACTCGAAAATAAACAACCACAGAATCGGTTAGTAGATTCAACAGAAACACCTCTTCTCAATCCATACGTAACCGGTTTAGTCCTAACAATCCCCGAAGACAAGCCCTCTTTCAACAGCAAAAATGACGATCTCCACATCCTTGCTTTTTCCCTGTATCTATACTTATAGCTGTATCCTTACCTGTGTAtctttgaagaaaaaaaatacttGTTCTGTTTCAGTGATGCTTTGAGGGCTCAGCCATGGTTGTGTTAATAATAACTTATGGAAGGAATATCGCCGGTATGTAAATTCATAGTTTTTGAAGAGAGAAAGCGTGCGCTAGAGAGAGGGGTAGAAAATCGGAGACACATTTTAAGGGTCCCGATTTTGACACGTGTCACACATGGGGATAGAGAGTATGAAGATGGGTGCTGCCCTCGATAAGAATTGCGTTTCGAAATCGTGCCGACCTCGTTTAAAAATTTCGGGTTCTTTTTTCTTCCTTTTTTGTATAAAGGCTATATATCTACACAAATGCTATATTTGtcaatttaaaaattaatttttaaattaacgTTTTAAATACTTATTTGTCAGGTATGTTTTtcaatttaaaaattatttttaaaaaattattcaCATTATGTTTCaataaatttatataatttatttagaaATAATATAAATTCAtagttttttaattatatattcttTTACCCTTCAAAGTAATTTTAATTTTACTCTTGTTTTATTCTTTTAGTTgtataaataaatatctaaaatgtTACATTTTTTTCTCCTATATTATATTTACCAATTTAAGGTTTTAATCTATTTTGTTAATATTAGAAACACTTTTTCCTTTACATATATGTTTAATCTTTTCATTTGTTTtacttttttaatatttatttatgtgaatatTGTTTATTCGTATTTACTTAATTTATCAAATTAAGATCACTTAAATAGATTTAATAATGATGACACTTACCCTACGTAATTAAAATTGAAGGAATCACTTCGACATATatattttcaataataaaataattacatgtttatataaaatatataaaaattagacAAACATTTTAAATTTAGTCATGATAATATTGGAAAGTCCCACCCATGAGACAataaatgcatgagaatattaaGAATTTGATATTAGACACAAGAATCTTAGTTAAATATAATTAAttggaaaacttttattttgtagtatttattttaatttaattatatattatttgttttatAATACTATCTAATAATTGCTCTAGATGTCATTTGATATTGTTTTTATATTTCtcagttatatattttttttttaccaaatgtCGTTTCTTTTATCAACCAACGTATGGGTTAACAACTAGTTTTTCAATTTGTATGTCAAAATAGTTTTGTttgtaaaaaataattatttattaacctttactttaaataaataaaatatatttataatctTTATTCTAACTTGTATTATTGTTAGTTATTATAAAATCACGATACTTTTAATTTTGGAAAAGTTATAATTCTTGTTTGTtattattcatatatatttgCTTGTTAAATTATGCATGAAATTAAAGGTTAGATGTACATGGAAATAAGACAACTAGAAGTCGCCAATATTTATTTATCCCAACAATTTTGACCACAACATTTGGCTTGtttgtttaataatatatttatctttttaaaaaattaaaattattgtaataaatcataataaatgaaaatttacaataaaaattatgaaaGGCAACAATAAAAAGGAGTAACGTGTCTCGGATGAAATATGACATTATCACTAACCTATACTTACGGTGTAAATTCAAAAGAAACAATGGTTGACAATGGTTGTTGTGACTGCACCGAATGAATTTGCTCATATTTTACACATTTATCTTTGGAATTTGttttacttttatattatttttttctttttatattgtTTTTCTGTCACGATTTAGTCACTTGTTAATCGTCGATCTTTTGATGATTTTTGATGTTTCAAAAATAGATATTTAAATATCTGATttaattagttaaaaaaaatagatCAATAAATTGACATTCATGAACGAGACAACTAAAAAGATTGTTATAGAACACATGGATGTCTGGTCAAAAGAGAAGTATTGAGGAAATAAAGAAATCAAGATCCAACTAACCCACCATTTGCAGTCAACTTTGGGAAAGGGGAAGAATCCTTGTTAGGATGACTTTTGCACAATTATCttttttatatatgagtttatTTCATGATTTATCTTTTTTCTTCTCATGACTTATTAAACGTTTTTATTTTATTACCTTTTCATTTTATTGTCTgaaaaacaattaattttgtgaaAAATAAAATTGCTAAAAGTTTACATTATGCAATTTAGGGTGACAATACTTGATCAAATTCGTAATCCGACATGGACCTGATACGAAAATAAACGAGTTTGAGTTGAGATTTCTGACACGTCATCTTGCCAACTCACCAATCCGTTTATTTTATGAGTTGGGTTAGGTTACTTGTTTGGGTTCACCGTTCACgggtcaacccgccaacccggctatatataatatacttaaaaaaaatataattttatttattaattaatagaATATAGTTAATATACAATGTCGaaaacctttttttctttcaaatgtatcgtttattaagttattatgttAGATTgctattttctttttcatttcatTCTAGTTAATGTAAAATgctaatttttaattaatatagagACATGCATTATTCGTATAAATTTCACATGTGAAAAGTTATCCGAAAATGACCTGTCGACTCTTTGACGTGAAAATCCACTAAC includes these proteins:
- the LOC111878756 gene encoding calcium uniporter protein 5, mitochondrial encodes the protein MWRSSFLLLKEGLSSGIVRTKPVTYGLRRGVSVESTNRFCGCLFSSSAGGDGRAGVGVGRGVDDGDSISFAEAKKLMRLVNVEAMKMKFSTEGKEMISYPELLQACENIGVAKSVDEAKAFAKVLDEAGVVLIFRDKVYLQPEKVVDLVRRAVPLALTADDDPRREELKQLQAKQEEIDRLAHRQVRRILWTGLGFALAQVGIFFRLTFWELSWDVMEPVAFFGTTAGLIVGYAYFLITSRDPTYQDLMKRLFLSRRRKLMKKHNFDFERFMELQKKCRSPLDAHPSAIHKIEGVELETQDLHKQ
- the LOC111878768 gene encoding uncharacterized protein LOC111878768; this encodes MEHTLKEYFGFSTFRPYQKEIIEKILEGRDSLVVMATGSGKSLCYQVPPLIAQKTAVVISPLISLMQDQVMALKERGIRAEHLSTAQTNTSAQKNAESGQYDLLYMTPEKACNAPNSFWSRLLNTGICLVAVDEAHCISEWGHDFRVEYKQLYKLRDVLVGVPFVGLTATATEKVRNDIVGSLMMKDPHVAIGSFDRKNLYYGVKSINRGASFVDELVAQVSKHVSNAGSTIVYCTTIKDVQEIGRSLCEAGINAGMYHGQMGHKAREESHRSFIRDEVRVMVATIAFGMGIDKPDIRHVIHYGCPKSLESYYQESGRCGRDGIASDCWLYFSRGDFGKADFYCGEASSENQKKAIMDSFMAAQRYCMQTTCRRKILLEYFGEICPSINCGNCDNCTSLKEENDMSREAFLLMGCIQSCGGYWGLNLPIDVLRGSRAKKITEKQFDNLPYHGLGKDFSANWWKTLGFQLISFGYLVETVKDTYRTVSVSVEGAKFLRSCRPDHQPPLLLPITSELGGGNEDKISTDTPGSGIDGMSQAEREVYKILLEERMKLARSAGTAPYAICGDLTLKKIVATRPSTKARLANIDGVNQHLVTRYGDQIIRVIHELSKKLDLCLDGVASMEATQVCNNSKSHTTTIKNPKDLPPAKYSAWKMWQEDGLTAEKIANFPGRSAPIKVGTVLGYVLDAAREGCAVDWGRFFNEIGLTQQIAANVKAAVFKVGSKEKLKPIKDELPEEVEYFHIKAWLTMDELGMSTDAIPSPTPKQQFNGIQEKEESSPSSKRHINPMQAVVVDIIDDDDDSPMKRQKLEEDNNTSHQPQPQLTEASLLEWLQNFQNGVTLVDILKHFNGSTGAAVLDLLSCMESEFLIFQKNNVYKIM